In one window of Plasmodium berghei ANKA genome assembly, chromosome: 14 DNA:
- a CDS encoding vesicle transport v-SNARE protein VTI1, putative, translated as MSDSLYNDYKNNCYEYMKTVNYTEKIIKDNNSDQNKLLNIYEKAVNSAESMFKRMQLEVETNTIIGDQQTELNEIDTKIAEYKYKLKKYKDEFLENNLTKKNMNNNFDDDREYLLTDIDIIEKGDVYINQSKILLDNSEYISNDVMRLLNKQKESLKKNISNISFATDKLDIAKNIMKSLKNKDIFNKYRLYIIYIFILFTFSFITIVKYNRYVSSTMDTVTQKNNLIHDINNVNIQNEAYNPVNNLPNINETNIILNNLEDNSQNEQNDTNKIEKNNENTTSDNSIINQE; from the coding sequence atgtcggattcattatataatgattACAAAAACAATTGCTATGAATATATGAAAACAGTTAATTACACtgagaaaattataaaagataataattcagatcaaaataaattgctaaatatttatgaaaaagcAGTAAATAGTGCTGAAAGCATGTTTAAACGCATGCAGCTCGAAGTAGAAACAAATACAATAATCGGTGATCAACAAACtgaattaaatgaaatagaTACAAAAATAGcagaatataaatataaattaaaaaaatataaagatgaatttttagaaaataatttaacaaaaaaaaatatgaataataattttgatgatGATAGGGAATATCTTCTTACTGACATAGACATAATAGAAAAAGGtgatgtatatattaatcaatcaaaaatattattagacAATTCTGAATATATTAGTAATGATGTTATGAGActattaaataaacaaaaggagtcactaaaaaaaaatatttcaaatatttcttttgcTACCGATAAATTAGATATtgctaaaaatattatgaaaagcttaaaaaataaagatatatttaataaatatagattatacattatatatatatttatcttatttacattttcttttattacaattgtaaaatataatcgATATGTATCAAGCACAATGGATACAgttacacaaaaaaataatcttATTCACGACATTAATAATgttaatatacaaaatgaGGCATATAACCctgtaaataatttaccAAACATAAACGagacaaatataatactaAACAATTTAGAAGATAATAGtcaaaatgaacaaaatgatacaaataaaatcgaaaaaaataatgaaaacaCAACAAGTGATAATAGTATCATTAACCAAGAATAA